The following proteins are co-located in the Engraulis encrasicolus isolate BLACKSEA-1 chromosome 2, IST_EnEncr_1.0, whole genome shotgun sequence genome:
- the LOC134435122 gene encoding zinc finger protein 408 encodes MASNMDVSVSFLKYELASTIEQAVRSAVDSVLKETARVVGVKISAARSAAAESHRENQSLRERLETSESELKAVRYYMTAAEKNIKQCLLLNNQNQQPRSTVVRPQAQTEENLYLYSANSVGGNQLTTRDHPRSVRSFRNASGRTGFSRSLPSVGLCLPTPQSEWPRSTNRRRMRPSVALNQQSLSTHSQNTQQPQSEPSQMVTGHEEVGDGQFFISDDGVTNKEYRGNMLPTEDGGRIPAEQEAPVQTEDPSSDLSKFEFEVGGAAGNVNELGLIQVLEDHEEVRDGMIKVEDEHERRHADASRANPNADTAEALPMSPPSSSLTLPQVQGSSLGPGVSEASIPLHSTVQASRDGSDKIYRCNVCGRGFRRFYCLKTHQRIHTGERPYPCRYCDKRFRHLDSLHKHQRIHTGERPYRCAQCGCAFRELGQLKKHRLTHSPAPQAVNAGMHSQAPHSLMPNAHASYPWPHFGGPSMDS; translated from the exons ATGGCATCAAATATGGATGTCAGTGTATCTTTTCTAAAATATGAACTGGCCTCTACAATTGAGCAAGCAGTGAGGTCTGCAGTGGACTCCGTTTTGAAAGAGACAGCAAGGGTTGTGGGGGTGAAAATATCTGCCGCGCGCTCCGCCGCCGCCGAGTCGCACCGAGAGAACCAAAGTTTGAGAGAAAGATTAGAGACATCCGAGAGTGAATTAAAAGCTGTTCGGTACTATATGACGGCAGCCGAAAAGAATATCAAACAGTGTCTGCTTCTCAACAACCAGAACCAACAACCTCGATCGACAGTAGTGCGACCACAGGCACAGACCGAGGAAAACCTCTACTTATACTCAGCCAACAGCGTTGGAGGGAATCAACTGACAACTAGAGATCATCCACGCTCGGTAAGGTCTTTTAGAAACGCGTCAGGAAGGACTGGTTTCTCCAGATCACTTCCCAGCGTTGGTCTCTGCTTACCTACGCCGCAATCTGAATGGCCCAGGAGCACCAATCGCCGCAGAATGAGACCATCAGTAGCGCTGAACCAGCAGTCGCTTTCGACCCACAGTCAGAACACTCAGCAGCCGCAGAGCGAGCCAAGTCAGATGGTAACTGGACACGAGGAGGTAGGAGACGGACAGTTCTTCATTTCCGACGATGGTGTCACTAATAAAG AGTACAGAGGCAACATGCTGCCCACAGAAGATGGCGGCAGGATTCCTGCTGAGCAAGAAGCACCAGTGCAGACGGAAGATCCGTCATCAGACCTCAGCAAGTTTGAGTTTGAGGTGGGTGGCGCAGCTGGCAACGTGAACGAACTGGGTCTCATTCAGGTCCTCGAGGACCACGAGGAGGTAAGAGACGGTATGATAAAGGTTGAAGACGAGCATGAACGTCGGCATGCAGACGCCTCCAGAGCCAACCCAAACGCAGACACAGCAGAAGCTTTGCCCAtgtccccaccctcctcctcactGACTCTGCCCCAGGTGCAAGGCTCTTCGCTGGGGCCGGGGGTGTCCGAGGCGAGCATCCCCCTTCACAGCACCGTGCAGGCCTCCAGAGACGGCTCGGACAAGATCTACCGCTGCAACGTGTGCGGCCGCGGCTTCAGGCGCTTCTACTGCCTGAAGACCCACCAGCGCATTCACACGGGGGAGAGACCGTACCCGTGCCGCTACTGCGACAAGCGATTCCGCCACCTCGACAGCCTGCACAAGCACCAGCGCATCCACACCGGAGAGAGGCCGTACCGCTGCGCTCAGTGCGGCTGCGCCTTCAGGGAGCTGGGTCAGCTGAAGAAGCACAGGCTCACCCATTCCCCGGCTCCGCAGGCCGTCAACGCAGGCATGCACTCCCAGGCCCCGCACTCGCTAATGCCCAACGCTCATGCATCCTACCCCTGGCCTCACTTCGGCGGGCCGTCCATGGACTCCTAA